One Ictalurus furcatus strain D&B chromosome 24, Billie_1.0, whole genome shotgun sequence DNA segment encodes these proteins:
- the LOC128600677 gene encoding sterile alpha motif domain-containing protein 14-like isoform X1 produces the protein MQLDETDSVFADLNSVIPETELLDNSIQKSRAPLPLKSRRNRPSRSRLTDSLSSTEGDEGPDTRSADTPLHSAPVHSFLRDSTLTPELLLSSFDSALARRSPEDPKAHRYRQLTNTTSHDALLPPVPPSPCRSCPETSPVHFRRGRRPESEVLVSDDSQDDNIAESDSPTVVLDKKTKRRFLDLGVTLRRSYVRVKKDNAKRFSLGSRELCENSSRHSGSFVPFSWFSDSHRSSSTSSSPRMVTHSRSPSKSDSQESAFSDEFSPKSPLAPSESRSSHHPYQTLSQSSDERADEPQCVARSWSTQQVCDWLKSLNMEQYVPEFRDKDVDGELLLQMDGTKLKALGVLNSSDRSVLKRRIKDIHAAAEKERKALDKLEKQREKQRKKDQEQRKS, from the exons ATGCAGCTCGATGAAACAGACAGTGTATTTG ctgATCTGAACTCGGTGATTCCTGAGACAGAGCTGCTGGATAACAGCATACAGAAGAGCCGAGCACCGCTACCGCTGAAGAGCAGGAGGAACCGACCATCACGCTCACGTCTCACTGACAGCCTGAGCTCCACAGAGGGGGACGAGGGGCCCGACACCAgg tcTGCAGACACGCCCCTCCACTCAGCTCCAGTGCACTCGTTCCTCCGTGACTCCACCCTCACGCCAGagctcctcctctcctcctttgaCTCCGCCCTCGCGCGCAGATCTCCGGAGGACCCTAAAGCTCATCGTTACCGTCAGCTCACCAACACCACATCCCACGATGCACTGCTGCCCCCCGTCCCGCCCTCCCCCTGCAGGTCATGTCCCGAAACCTCCCCTGTGCACTTCCGCAGGGGCCGACGCCCTGAAAGTGaag TGTTGGTGTCAGATGACAGTCAGGATGATAATATAGCCGAGTCCGACAGTCCCACTGTGGTTCTGGATAAAAAGACCAAACGGAGGTTCCTGGATTtggg agtGACTCTGCGTCGTTCATATGTCAGAGTAAAGAAAGATAACGCAAAAAGATTTTCCTTGGGAAGCCG aGAACTGTGCGAGAACTCATCCCGCCATTCGGGATCCTTCGTGCCTTTTTCCTGGTTTTCCGACAGTCATCGTTCCTCCTCCACGTCCTCCTCTCCCCGCATGGTGACTCACTCCCGCAGCCCGAGCAAGTCCGACTCTCAG gagTCGGCATTCAGTGATGAGTTTTCTCCTAAAAGTCCTCTGGCTCCGTCTGAATCTCGCTCCTCTCATCACCCGTACCAGACTCTGTCCCAGTCTTCAGACGAG CGTGCAGACGAGCCTCAGTGTGTCGCCAGATCGTGGAGCACACAGCAGGTGTGTGATTGGTTGAAGAGTTTAAACATGGAGCAGTATGTCCCCGAGTTCAGGGACAAAGACGTGGACGGAGAACTCCTGCTGCAGATGGACGGCACCAAACTCAag GCTCTGGGTGTGTTAAACTCATCGGATCGCAGCGTTCTGAAGCGTCGCATTAAAGACATACATGCTGCAGCGGAAAAGGAGAGGAAAGCTCTGGACAAgctggagaaacagagagagaagcagCGGAAGAAAGACCAAGAGCAGAGGAAGAGTTAA
- the LOC128600788 gene encoding uncharacterized protein LOC128600788, which produces MTPLLILLLHCSLVLVSFSSPVKPRSSQISVFHSSVQDAQSLVNKLLKNIPVVHKSCVREHFTRDPFSLEYIRETLAIPSPPKLAPISETHTLEMNLGRISEGLQLHQNLLQKVKEKLDCSEELTTLLAEIVELNTHINKVQALAGLPASKSQLDSVSVLADLSKDDYNLNVGVHLLLEQLRAFAQDTVRTLREIQHTHF; this is translated from the exons ATGACTCCTCTCCTCA TTCTGCTCCTGCACTGCTCTTTAGTGCTCGTGTCCTTTTCCTCACCGGTCAAACCTCGCAGCTCACAAATCAGCGTCTTCCACTCCAGCGTGCAGGACGCACAGAGTTTGGTCAATAAGCTGTTAAAGAATATTCCTGTGGTGCACAAgtcgtgtgtgagagag CACTTTACGAGAGACCCCTTCAGTCTGGAGTACATCAGGGAGACGCTGGCGATTCCTTCTCCACCCAAACTCGCCCCCatctcagaaacacacactctg GAGATGAATTTGGGCCGAATATCTGAAGGTCTGCAGCTCCATCAGAATCTACTGCAGAAGGTGAAGGAGAAATTGGATTGTTCAGAAGAACTAACAACGCTACTGGCTGAAATCGTtgagctgaacacacacatcaataag GTGCAGGCATTGGCTGGTCTTCCTGCTTCTAAGTCTCAGCTCGACTCCGTCTCTGTCCTGGCTGATCTCAGTAAAGACGATTATAACCTGAACGTGGGCGTTCACCTGCTGCTGGAGCAGCTGCGTGCCTTTGCTCAGGACACTGTACGCACCTTACGAgaaattcaacacacacacttctag
- the LOC128600677 gene encoding sterile alpha motif domain-containing protein 14-like isoform X2, whose product MQLDETDSVFADLNSVIPETELLDNSIQKSRAPLPLKSRRNRPSRSRLTDSLSSTEGDEGPDTRSADTPLHSAPVHSFLRDSTLTPELLLSSFDSALARRSPEDPKAHRYRQLTNTTSHDALLPPVPPSPCRSCPETSPVHFRRGRRPESEVLVSDDSQDDNIAESDSPTVVLDKKTKRRFLDLGVTLRRSYVRVKKDNAKRFSLGSRELCENSSRHSGSFVPFSWFSDSHRSSSTSSSPRMVTHSRSPSKSDSQESAFSDEFSPKSPLAPSESRSSHHPYQTLSQSSDERADEPQCVARSWSTQQVCDWLKSLNMEQYVPEFRDKDVDGELLLQMDGTKLKMHRDYM is encoded by the exons ATGCAGCTCGATGAAACAGACAGTGTATTTG ctgATCTGAACTCGGTGATTCCTGAGACAGAGCTGCTGGATAACAGCATACAGAAGAGCCGAGCACCGCTACCGCTGAAGAGCAGGAGGAACCGACCATCACGCTCACGTCTCACTGACAGCCTGAGCTCCACAGAGGGGGACGAGGGGCCCGACACCAgg tcTGCAGACACGCCCCTCCACTCAGCTCCAGTGCACTCGTTCCTCCGTGACTCCACCCTCACGCCAGagctcctcctctcctcctttgaCTCCGCCCTCGCGCGCAGATCTCCGGAGGACCCTAAAGCTCATCGTTACCGTCAGCTCACCAACACCACATCCCACGATGCACTGCTGCCCCCCGTCCCGCCCTCCCCCTGCAGGTCATGTCCCGAAACCTCCCCTGTGCACTTCCGCAGGGGCCGACGCCCTGAAAGTGaag TGTTGGTGTCAGATGACAGTCAGGATGATAATATAGCCGAGTCCGACAGTCCCACTGTGGTTCTGGATAAAAAGACCAAACGGAGGTTCCTGGATTtggg agtGACTCTGCGTCGTTCATATGTCAGAGTAAAGAAAGATAACGCAAAAAGATTTTCCTTGGGAAGCCG aGAACTGTGCGAGAACTCATCCCGCCATTCGGGATCCTTCGTGCCTTTTTCCTGGTTTTCCGACAGTCATCGTTCCTCCTCCACGTCCTCCTCTCCCCGCATGGTGACTCACTCCCGCAGCCCGAGCAAGTCCGACTCTCAG gagTCGGCATTCAGTGATGAGTTTTCTCCTAAAAGTCCTCTGGCTCCGTCTGAATCTCGCTCCTCTCATCACCCGTACCAGACTCTGTCCCAGTCTTCAGACGAG CGTGCAGACGAGCCTCAGTGTGTCGCCAGATCGTGGAGCACACAGCAGGTGTGTGATTGGTTGAAGAGTTTAAACATGGAGCAGTATGTCCCCGAGTTCAGGGACAAAGACGTGGACGGAGAACTCCTGCTGCAGATGGACGGCACCAAACTCAag ATGCACAGAGATTATATGTGA